One Setaria viridis chromosome 7, Setaria_viridis_v4.0, whole genome shotgun sequence genomic region harbors:
- the LOC117865283 gene encoding uncharacterized protein: MPTVAITLDLSCGRCRSKIEKILCSIQERGKFVFDKVVYEKDKVLITGSFDAIELCCKLRCKAGCFVIKIDIVEEKKPPPPPPECPKVPKCCEKDPKKCCKKDPKCCKEEEPKCKPDPKCCKEEEPKCKPVVDSPKPVVDPKKPDPITCNKMIPFFPYPYPCPYPYPQPACPPPSCPTPPRPCECHICKPPPPPPPCPKPPPVCPPPPPCPLPPVCHPQPPCPRPPCPCPPWTPCQCHYHYRDYCCEGSAHDGGSCALM, from the exons ATGCCGACGGTAGCCATCACGCTGGACCTGTCATGTGGCCGCTGCAGAAGCAAGATCGAGAAGATCCTCTGCAGCATTCAAG AGCGTGGCAAGTTCGTCTTCGATAAGGTGGTGTACGAGAAGGACAAGGTTCTCATCACCGGGTCCTTCGACGCCATCGAGCTCTGCTGCAAGCTCCGCTGCAAGGCCGGCTGTTTCGTGATAAAGATCGACATCGTGGAGGAGAAaaagcctcctcctcctcctcccgagtGTCCAAAGGTTCCCAAGTGCTGCGAAAAGGATCCCAAGAAGTGCTGCAAAAAGGATCCCAAGTGCTGCAAAGAAGAAGAACCCAAGTGCAAACCGGATCCCAAGTGCTGCAAAGAAGAAGAACCCAAGTGCAAGCCCGTTGTTGATTCGCCCAAGCCCGTCGTTGATCCCAAGAAGCCCGATCCTATCACATGCAACAAGATGATCCCTTTCTTCCCATATCCGTACCCATGCCCTTACCCGTACCCGCAGCCGGCGTGCCCGCCGCCCAGCTGCCctacgccgccgcgcccctgTGAGTGCCACATctgcaagccgccgccgccgccgccgccatgtcccAAGCCTCCACCGGTGTGTCCGCCACCTCCACCGTGTCCGCTCCCACCGGTATGTCATCCCCAACCTCCATGTCCGCGgccgccgtgcccgtgcccgccATGGACGCCGTGCCAGTGCCACTACCACTACCGGGACTACTGCTGCGAGGGGAGCGCACACGACGGCGGCTCCTGCGCTCTCATGTAA
- the LOC117862726 gene encoding uncharacterized protein, translated as MGILVITVDLECCRCRAKISKVLNCLKEEFCIEKIEFEDKNKKVVVRGKFDAEKLCKKVWCKAGKFVKEIVIAEVWPMPPPPKPCKPCKEEPKSDPGKAAKPVKCDCDHCCKVKAEKCEPESCKPKTKPEKTKPPTAPKTEYKLVPYPYPYPLSYYPAMCPSWPRQCPPQQQCQGCQKPPPPPPPCSCSNHGSCGCHGTPPAWPTQPPVWPPPWGSSCNIVTEDNSCSVM; from the exons ATGGGTATATTGGTTATCACGGTGGACCTGGAATGCTGCCGGTGCAGAGCCAAGATCAGCAAGGTCCTGAACTGCCTCAAAG AGGAGTTTTGCATCGAGAAGATAGAGTTCGAAGACAAGAACAAGAAGGTAGTGGTGCGCGGGAAATTCGACGCCGAGAAGCTCTGCAAGAAGGTCTGGTGCAAGGCCGGCAAGTTCGTCAAGGAGATCGTCATCGCCGAGGTCTGGCCGAtgccaccgccgcccaagccctGCAAACCTTGCAAGGAGGAGCCAAAGTCTGACCCTGGCAAGGCCGCCAAGCCTGTGAAATGTGACTGTGACCATTGCTGCAAGGTGAAGGCTGAGAAATGTGAGCCTGAGTCTTGCAAGCCTAAGACTAAGCCTGAGAAAACCAAGCCTCCGACGGCGCCCAAGACAGAGTACAAGCTGGTGCCCTACCCGTACCCGTATCCGCTGTCGTATTACCCGGCGATGTGCCCGAGCTGGCCGCGGCAGTGCCCGCCTCAGCAGCAGTGCCAGGGCTGCcagaagccgccgccaccgccaccgccgtgcaGCTGTTCCAACCACGGCAGCTGCGGCTGCCACGGGACACCGCCGGCTTGGCCAACGCAGCCGCCGgtctggccgccgccgtggggcaGCTCCTGCAATATCGTCACCGAGGACAACTCGTGCTCCGTCATGTGA
- the LOC117864475 gene encoding uncharacterized protein, with amino-acid sequence MPTLIITVDLDCCRCSSKIQKVLCCIQERGEFVIEKIVYEKDKVLVSGPFDADKLSCKLCCKAGKIIKNIEVAKPPPPPPPKTEPPKPKPPPCKVICPYPCPYPCPQPGWPCSCPTPHCGCQPKPPPPEEKPKTPKPKPEQKPKPEPEPAPCKVIYPYPYPYPYPWPCNCPTPHCECQSKPPPTTPAPAPPPPEPPQPPACRCPTWPSCYCSGYPPYMPPPMPYPYPMVVCDDSPPYGACSIM; translated from the exons ATGCCGACGCTCATCATCACCGTGGACCTGGACTGCTGCCGCTGTAGCAGCAAGATCCAGAAGGTTCTCTGCTGCATCCAAG AGCGCGGGGAGTTCGTCATCGAGAAGATCGTGTACGAGAAGGACAAGGTCCTCGTGTCGGGGCCATTCGACGCCGACAAGCTCTCCTGCAAGCTCTGCTGCAAGGCTGGAAAGATCATCAAGAACATCGAGGtcgccaagccgccgccgccgccgccaccaaaaACTGAACCACCAAAGCCCAAGCCGCCGCCATGCAAGGTGATATGCCCGTATCCGTGCCCATATCCATGCCCGCAACCAGGGTGGCCGTGCAGCTGCCCCACGCCGCACTGTGGATGCCaacccaagccgccgccgccagaagAGAAACCCAAAACTCCCAAACCCAAGCCCGAGCAAAAGCCCAAGCCCGAGCCAGAGCCAGCCCCATGCAAGGTGATATACCCATATCCGTATCCGTACCCATACCCATGGCCCTGCAACTGCCCCACCCCGCACTGTGAGTGCCAATCCAAGCCGCCACCGACCACCCCCGCACCAGCACCGCCTCCACCTGAGCCGCCACAACCGCCGGCGTGCCGGTGCCCGACGTGGCCGTCGTGCTACTGCAGTGGCTACCCGCCGTACATGCCGCCGCCCATGCCGTACCCGTACCCGATGGTCGTCTGTGATGACAGCCCGCCCTACGGCGCCTGCTCCATCATGTAA
- the LOC117864474 gene encoding uncharacterized protein codes for MAILVISVDLECCRCRAKITKVLDCLKEEFCIEKVEFEEKLNKVIVRGKFSGEQLSKKIWCKAGRIIKEIKIVEVWPPPPPKPDPPKEDPKPEPPKEEPKPPKEEPKPDAPKEDPKPPKEDPKPPKEEPKPPPPPKPEVKWVPYPYPLPYPWSPSQSWPCSCPPQRPCQCPPPRPLPWPPLPPHCTCSKNDDKHDRCSACGGERPDPPAKPPCQCGGRPPWPPCSCGPNKQPFWWPPPPPPPPGVVYPPPWCNIVTEDNPGCSIM; via the exons ATGGCTATCTTGGTTATCTCGGTGGACCTGGAATGCTGCCGCTGCAGAGCCAAGATCACCAAGGTCCTGGACTGCCTCAAAG AGGAGTTCTGCATCGAGAAGGTGGAGTTCGAGGAGAAGCTCAACAAGGTGATTGTGCGCGGCAAGTTCAGCGGCGAGCAGCTCTCCAAGAAGATCTGGTGCAAGGCCGGCAGGATCATCAAGGAGATCAAAATCGTCGAggtctggccgccgccgccgcccaagccggaccccccTAAGGAAGATCCAAAGCCAGAGCCACCCAAGGAAGAACCCAAGCCACCCAAGGAAGAACCCAAGCCGGACGCCCCTAAGGAAGATCCCAAGCCCCCCAAGGAAGATCCCAAGCCGCCCAAGGAAGAACctaagccgccgccgccgcccaaaccAGAGGTGAAGTGGGTGCCATACCCGTACCCTCTGCCGTACCCGTGGTCGCCGTCGCAGAGCTGGCCGTGCTCGTGCCCGCCGCAGCGGCCGTGCCagtgcccgccgccgcggccgctgccgtgGCCTCCTCTGCCGCCGCACTGCACGTGCTCCAAGAATGACGACAAGCACGACAGGTGCAGCGCCTGTGGCGGCGAAAGGCCCGACCCGCCGGCAAAGCCGCCGTGCCAGTGCGGCGGgaggccgccgtggccgccgtgcAGCTGCGGTCCCAACAAACAGCCGTtctggtggccgccgccgccgccgccgccgccgggggtcGTCTACCCGCCGCCGTGGTGCAATATCGTCACCGAGGACAACCCGGGATGCTCCATCATGTGA
- the LOC117864476 gene encoding uncharacterized protein has translation MATLIITVDPECCRCSSKIQKVLCYIQERCEFVIEKVVYEKDKVIVSGPFDANKLSCYLWCKAGRIIKNIEIPEPPPPPPPPPPPPPPEPKCKLICPYPYPYPCPKPGAWSPPCSCPPPHCGCQYKPPSPPPPPPPLPKQPPCKYPTWSSSCYCGGYPPCVPPTMPCPMVVCDDSPPYGTCTVM, from the exons ATGGCGACGTTGATCATCACGGTGGACCCGGAGTGCTGCCGCTGCAGCAGCAAGATCCAGAAGGTCCTCTGCTATATCCAAG AGCGATGCGAGTTCGTCATCGAGAAGGTGGTGTACGAGAAGGACAAGGTGATCGTCTCCGGGCCCTTCGACGCCAACAAGCTCAGCTGCTACCTCTGGTGCAAGGCCGGCAGGATCATCAAGAACATCGAGATCCccgagccaccgccgccgcctcctcctcctcctcctcctcctcctccggagCCCAAGTGCAAGCTGATATGCCCGTATCCTTACCCGTACCCGTGCCCGAAGCCCGGCGCCTGGTCGCCGCCATGCAGCTGCCCCCCGCCGCACTGCGGGTGCCAGTACaagccgccgtctccgccgcctcctccgcctccgctgccgAAACAGCCGCCGTGCAAGTACCCGACGTGGTCGTCGTCGTGCTACTGCGGCGGCTACCCACCGTGCGTGCCGCCGACCATGCCGTGCCCGATGGTCGTCTGCGATGACAGCCCGCCCTACGGGACCTGCACCGTCATGTAA